Proteins co-encoded in one Nicotiana sylvestris chromosome 7, ASM39365v2, whole genome shotgun sequence genomic window:
- the LOC104224359 gene encoding protein NRT1/ PTR FAMILY 8.1-like, translated as MAEDDKYVKDGTVDYRNNPAIKKETGTWRACPYILGNECCERLAYYGINTNLVNYLKFQMNESSVVAVNNVTNWSGTCYVTPLLGAFLADAYLGRYWTIAAFSIIYVFGMTVLTLSASVHGLKPPCDDNNTCHPKGIQIGIFYLGLYLIALGTGGIKPCVSSFGADQFDDSDETEKKKKSSFFNWFYFSINIGALVASTVLVWIQTNVGWGWGFGIPAVAMAVAVVSFFSGTRLYRNQKPGGSPLTRIFQVIVASFRKFKVKIPRDSSLLYETVDEESAVQGSRKLDHTEQLSFFDKAAVETQSDKIKGSVNPWSLCTVTQVEELKSIIRLLPIWATGIIFSSVYSQMGTLFVLQGNTMDLHMTNSFEIPSASLSLFDTISVIFWVPVYDRVIVALARKFTGHKNGFTQLQRIAIGLVISIFAMLIAGTLEMVRLRTVGEHNYYEMKHIPMSIFWQVPQYFVIGCAEVFTFIGQLEFFYEQAPDAMRSLCSALSLITTALGNYLSTLLVNIVTDMSTRNGGHGWIPDNLNYGHLHYFFWLLAVLSVLNFGFFLFVAKFYTYKKAIGPSS; from the exons ATGGCGGAAGATGATAAGTATGTCAAAGATGGAACAGTGGATTACAGAAACAATCCAGCAATCAAGAAGGAAACTGGAACTTGGAGAGCTTGCCCCTACATCCTTG GAAATGAATGCTGTGAGAGGTTGGCTTATTATGGAATTAATACGAATCTAGTGAACTATCTCAAGTTTCAGATGAACGAGAGTAGTGTTGTGGCAGTTAATAATGTCACAAATTGGTCAGGGACGTGCTATGTCACACCTTTGCTTGGTGCATTTCTAGCTGATGCCTATTTGGGAAGATATTGGACAATTGCTGCCTTCTCAATCATCTATGTCTTT GGAATGACGGTATTGACATTATCAGCATCAGTGCATGGACTAAAGCCACCTTGTGATGACAACAACACTTGTCACCCTAAAGGGATTCAGATTGGAATTTTTTACCTAGGACTTTATCTGATAGCCCTAGGTACAGGTGGAATTAAGCCATGTGTTTCATCATTTGGGGCAGATCAATTTGATGATTCTGatgaaactgaaaagaagaaaaaaagttcTTTCTTTAATTGGTTCTATTTTTCAATTAACATCGGTGCACTTGTTGCTTCTACTGTTCTTGTTTGGATACAAACAAATGTTGGTTGGGGCTGGGGTTTTGGTATCCCAGCTGTGGCTATGGCTGTTGCTGTTGTAAGCTTTTTTTCAGGAACAAGACTTTATAGGAATCAAAAACCTGGTGGTAGTCCACTTACTAGGATTTTTCAAGTGATTGTTGCCTCTTTTAGGAAATTTAAAGTGAAGATTCCTAGAGATAGTTCTCTTTTGTATGAAACTGTTGATGAAGAGTCTGCTGTCCAAGGTAGCAGGAAGCTTGATCACACTGAACAATTGAG TTTCTTTGATAAGGCAGCAGTGGAGACACAATCAGACAAAATCAAAGGCTCAGTTAATCCATGGAGCCTTTGCACTGTGACACAAGTTGAAGAACTAAAATCAATCATAAGGTTGCTGCCTATATGGGCAACTGGTATTATCTTTAGCAGTGTGTATAGTCAAATGGGAACCTTATTTGTTCTCCAAGGCAACACAATGGATCTTCACATGACCAATTCCTTTGAAATTCCTTCAGCTTCTCTTTCCCTTTTCGACACGATTAGTGTCATTTTTTGGGTACCTGTCTATGATCGTGTCATCGTTGCATTGGCAAGAAAATTCACGGGTCACAAGAACGGTTTCACACAGCTTCAGAGGATAGCAATTGGCCTAGTGATTTCGATTTTTGCGATGCTGATTGCTGGAACATTGGAAATGGTAAGACTAAGAACTGTAGGAGAACATAATTACTATGAGATGAAGCATATTCCTATGTCAATTTTCTGGCAAGTTCCTCAGTATTTTGTCATAggttgtgctgaagtttttacctTCATTGGACAATTGGAGTTTTTCTATGAGCAAGCTCCTGACGCGATGAGAAGTTTATGTTCTGCTCTCTCTCTTATAACGACCGCGCTTGGGAACTATTTGAGTACACTTTTGGTCAATATAGTTACAGATATGAGCACTAGAAATGGTGGTCATGGTTGGATTCCTGATAATTTGAACTATGGTCACCTTCACTATTTCTTCTGGCTTTTGGCTGTGTTAAGTGTGCTCAATTTTGGTTTCTTTCTATTTGTTGCAAAATTTTATACTTATAAGAAGGCAATAGGTCCATCTTCATGA